A genomic region of Catalinimonas niigatensis contains the following coding sequences:
- a CDS encoding DUF3857 and transglutaminase domain-containing protein, which translates to MIKPYSLILFIFSLLSLPSLAQDAEIKFGKVSQEELSMHVYPLDSSASAVVLSDIGNTRFKYSEGSGIQLEFTRHTRIKILSTSGYEWANVRVPLYNDGKDKERISSLKGYTYNLVNGNVEKEKLKSSSEFSEKYSDHYDIAKFTMPAVKEGSVLEYEYTITSDFMYNLQDWEFQKSIPVMWSEYNVSIPEYFNYKQFMRGYHSLAIHDTGKKPGKFTYSTKTRSGGRGLRDANLHTNFKNESLDFTEYTERWVATDVPALVEEPHITTMDDYVMKITFELASIMFPGETMKVYSTTWENIDKELLDAEYFGNIIQKKGVVKKEVDALAVGETDPMKKLAILYTYMRDQVRWNGDKRLFASQTSQKTLENKSGNSADINLTLIAMLNYAGIETYPVALSTRDHGILIPSYPMINQFNYVIAMVKIDGQTLLLDATEQNCPFNLLPIRCLNGNGRVVSNEASEKWVKLEELQNANTNQLVVAYVSLNEAQQLEAKISSSSTDYLALKLRQKYSKGEEERSKPIKEQYQGWNITNYEATQWEDIYKPVEEKMQGTMNNEMMETGDIIYLNPILINRVHENPFKLEDRTYPVDYAHTNKQMYMMNFTIPQGYEVEELPESIALALPDNGGKFIYQTKQIGHMIQVVNKLEIHKSRFDAQEYPYLREFYNQIVAKQSEQLVLRKQKLSE; encoded by the coding sequence ATGATCAAGCCTTACAGCCTTATCCTTTTCATTTTCTCACTTCTTTCTCTACCGTCACTGGCGCAAGATGCGGAAATCAAATTTGGCAAAGTCAGTCAGGAAGAACTGAGCATGCACGTATATCCGCTGGATAGCAGCGCTTCTGCTGTTGTATTGAGTGATATTGGCAACACACGGTTTAAATACTCTGAAGGCTCTGGCATTCAACTGGAATTCACCCGTCATACACGAATCAAAATACTTTCTACCAGCGGATATGAATGGGCCAATGTAAGGGTTCCCCTCTATAATGATGGTAAGGATAAGGAGCGAATCAGCAGCCTGAAAGGCTACACCTACAACCTGGTGAATGGTAATGTTGAGAAAGAAAAACTCAAAAGCAGTAGTGAGTTCTCTGAAAAATACAGTGACCACTACGACATTGCCAAGTTTACCATGCCTGCTGTAAAAGAAGGTTCAGTACTGGAATATGAATATACGATCACTTCTGACTTCATGTACAATTTACAGGATTGGGAATTTCAGAAGAGCATACCGGTGATGTGGAGTGAATACAATGTCTCTATTCCGGAATATTTCAACTACAAGCAATTCATGAGAGGATATCATTCTTTGGCCATTCATGATACCGGAAAAAAGCCAGGAAAATTCACTTACTCTACCAAAACAAGAAGTGGTGGCAGGGGCTTACGTGATGCGAATTTGCATACAAATTTTAAGAATGAATCTTTAGACTTTACAGAGTATACAGAAAGATGGGTAGCTACTGACGTACCTGCTCTGGTGGAAGAACCTCACATCACGACTATGGATGATTATGTGATGAAGATCACTTTTGAACTGGCAAGTATCATGTTTCCCGGTGAAACCATGAAAGTATATTCTACCACCTGGGAGAATATTGACAAAGAATTGTTAGATGCTGAATATTTCGGAAATATTATTCAGAAGAAAGGGGTAGTAAAGAAAGAAGTGGATGCATTGGCCGTAGGTGAAACTGATCCTATGAAAAAACTGGCAATCCTGTATACCTACATGCGGGATCAGGTACGATGGAATGGAGACAAAAGACTTTTTGCCAGCCAAACCAGCCAGAAAACGCTGGAAAATAAATCAGGAAATTCGGCAGATATCAACCTTACGCTTATAGCCATGCTCAATTATGCAGGTATTGAGACTTACCCGGTCGCACTCAGTACCCGTGATCATGGCATCCTTATCCCCTCTTATCCTATGATCAATCAGTTTAACTATGTAATTGCGATGGTCAAGATAGATGGGCAGACTTTGCTACTGGATGCCACCGAACAAAATTGTCCATTCAATTTATTACCTATTCGTTGCTTAAATGGTAATGGAAGGGTAGTCAGTAATGAAGCCTCAGAGAAATGGGTAAAATTAGAAGAATTACAAAATGCTAATACCAATCAGTTGGTCGTAGCCTATGTGTCTTTGAACGAAGCCCAACAATTGGAGGCAAAAATTTCAAGCTCATCCACTGACTATTTGGCACTTAAGTTAAGGCAAAAGTACAGTAAGGGAGAAGAAGAAAGAAGCAAACCTATCAAAGAACAATATCAGGGATGGAATATCACGAATTATGAGGCTACACAGTGGGAAGATATCTACAAACCAGTGGAAGAAAAAATGCAAGGAACGATGAACAACGAGATGATGGAAACCGGTGATATTATTTACCTGAATCCCATTCTGATCAATCGTGTTCACGAAAATCCTTTCAAGCTGGAAGACAGAACCTATCCGGTAGATTATGCACATACCAACAAACAGATGTACATGATGAACTTTACTATTCCTCAGGGCTATGAAGTAGAAGAACTGCCAGAGTCGATAGCCCTGGCCTTACCGGACAATGGCGGAAAGTTTATTTATCAGACCAAGCAAATTGGTCATATGATTCAGGTTGTAAATAAGCTAGAGATTCACAAAAGTCGTTTTGATGCACAAGAATACCCATACCTGAGAGAATTTTATAATCAAATCGTAGCAAAGCAGTCAGAACAACTGGTGTTACGCA
- a CDS encoding metal-dependent hydrolase family protein has product MKRYILLLFIVSWCHSILFAQQTYIHCGQLIDGKNNEAVQEMTLIIEDKLIVGVEKGYHQPVSGADLIDLKSKTVLPGFIDLHVHIQNQSSRDNYSKGFRLNEADIALEATQYAHATLMAGFTTVRDLGGNGVNISMRNAINREYVVGPRIFTAGKSIATTGGHADPTNGLRKDLMEDPGPKEGVINGPEDARKAVRQRYKEGSDMIKITATGGVLSYAKDGSGPQFNDEELAAIVETARDYGMHTAAHAHGAEGMKRAVMAGITTIEHGTLMSEEVMDLMIEKGTYYVPTITAGRSVADSAQIRGYYPAIIVPKALEIGPRIQDTFAKAYKRGVKIAFGTDAGVFAHGKNAKEFGYMVEAGMPAMEAIQSATLTAAQVLGMQDQLGTLEKNKLADLVAVEGNPLEDISLLEKVSFVMKEGKVYKMSSVH; this is encoded by the coding sequence ATGAAAAGATATATCCTGCTACTATTCATTGTTAGTTGGTGTCACTCCATCCTTTTTGCACAACAGACCTATATCCATTGCGGGCAACTCATTGACGGTAAGAATAATGAAGCTGTGCAAGAGATGACACTCATCATTGAAGATAAGCTGATTGTGGGTGTTGAAAAAGGGTATCATCAGCCTGTCAGCGGAGCAGACCTGATAGATCTGAAAAGTAAAACTGTGTTGCCGGGCTTCATAGATCTTCATGTCCATATTCAAAACCAGAGCAGCCGGGATAACTACTCTAAAGGTTTTCGGTTAAATGAAGCAGACATCGCACTGGAAGCCACACAATATGCCCATGCTACCTTGATGGCTGGATTTACCACTGTAAGAGATCTGGGTGGAAACGGAGTAAACATTTCTATGCGAAATGCCATCAACAGAGAATACGTAGTAGGGCCGAGAATTTTTACTGCCGGTAAATCTATTGCTACTACCGGAGGCCATGCCGATCCTACCAATGGGTTAAGAAAAGACCTGATGGAAGACCCCGGGCCTAAAGAAGGAGTAATCAATGGACCAGAGGATGCACGGAAAGCAGTAAGGCAGCGCTACAAGGAAGGTTCTGATATGATCAAAATTACCGCTACTGGTGGTGTATTGAGTTATGCCAAAGATGGATCAGGCCCACAGTTTAATGATGAAGAACTGGCAGCCATCGTAGAGACTGCCCGTGATTATGGCATGCATACCGCTGCCCATGCGCATGGTGCGGAAGGGATGAAAAGGGCAGTGATGGCTGGTATAACTACCATAGAGCATGGCACACTGATGAGTGAAGAAGTGATGGACCTGATGATTGAAAAAGGTACTTACTATGTACCTACGATTACAGCCGGGCGCTCAGTCGCAGATTCAGCGCAGATCAGAGGATATTATCCGGCGATCATCGTACCTAAAGCTTTGGAAATTGGTCCTAGAATTCAGGATACTTTTGCCAAAGCCTATAAACGTGGTGTGAAAATAGCCTTTGGTACCGATGCCGGGGTATTTGCCCATGGCAAAAATGCCAAAGAGTTTGGCTATATGGTAGAAGCGGGCATGCCAGCAATGGAAGCAATACAATCAGCTACCCTCACCGCTGCACAGGTACTGGGGATGCAGGATCAGTTGGGTACATTAGAAAAAAATAAGCTGGCAGACCTGGTGGCAGTGGAAGGAAATCCCCTGGAGGATATCAGTCTCCTTGAAAAGGTAAGCTTCGTGATGAAGGAGGGGAAAGTGTATAAAATGAGTAGTGTGCACTAG
- a CDS encoding YebC/PmpR family DNA-binding transcriptional regulator, whose product MGRAFEYRRAAKEKRWDKMSKVFPKLAKAITVAAKEGGTDPDMNAKLRTAIQNAKGQNMPKDNIEAALKRASGKDAEDYVEVNYEGKGPHGVLVFVECATDNTTRTVANVKSYFNKLGGSLVPTGSLEFMFNRKAVFEFEKPEGVDVEDLELELIDAGLDEIEKGEEGIYYAYADYTNFGTLSHAFEEREITVNNASLKRFPNTEVEFSEEEMEEIEKLIDRLEDDDDVQAVYTNIA is encoded by the coding sequence ATGGGAAGAGCATTTGAGTATCGAAGAGCAGCCAAAGAGAAACGCTGGGACAAAATGTCCAAAGTGTTTCCCAAATTGGCAAAAGCCATCACTGTAGCCGCCAAAGAGGGAGGTACTGACCCGGATATGAATGCCAAACTTCGTACCGCAATTCAGAATGCCAAAGGGCAGAATATGCCCAAAGACAATATAGAAGCAGCGCTAAAAAGGGCTTCGGGAAAAGATGCAGAGGATTATGTGGAAGTCAATTACGAAGGCAAAGGACCGCATGGAGTACTGGTCTTTGTAGAATGTGCTACCGACAATACCACCCGTACGGTGGCTAACGTAAAATCTTATTTTAACAAACTGGGCGGTTCGTTGGTCCCCACTGGATCATTAGAGTTTATGTTCAACCGCAAAGCGGTTTTTGAATTTGAAAAACCGGAAGGTGTGGATGTAGAAGATCTGGAACTGGAACTGATTGACGCCGGACTTGATGAAATAGAAAAAGGCGAAGAAGGCATATACTATGCTTATGCCGACTATACTAACTTCGGCACACTTTCCCACGCGTTTGAAGAAAGGGAAATCACTGTGAATAATGCTTCTTTAAAACGTTTTCCCAATACTGAAGTAGAATTCTCGGAAGAGGAAATGGAAGAAATAGAAAAACTTATTGACAGGCTGGAAGATGATGATGATGTACAGGCTGTCTACACCAATATCGCTTAA
- a CDS encoding family 20 glycosylhydrolase has protein sequence MMKKYYTLILSFTLSFSLLAQQNDLPDPVKGFCIAAPQSDGVDDFVTFIDQELAPRGINTLVLRVDFNYQFKSRPELQEENALSEADVKKLVAIANQHDVNIIPQINLLGHQSWAGDIEKLLEVYPEFDETPHVEMPEEYEWPNEDGLYCKSYCPLHPEVHSVVFDLVDEIMDVFEAKAFHAGMDEVFYIGDDKCPRCAGRDKAELFAGEVTKIRNHLAENGRELWIWGDRLIDGKTTGLGMWEASMNNTHRAVDMIPKDVVICDWHYNRVEPTAAYFTMKGLRVITCPWNKAEVAVEQWKEFEEFRAQANPELAKRYLGMMQTIWTGNSNFLNAYKNEAEADAEPDGTVQSFKALFENKQK, from the coding sequence ATGATGAAAAAATACTACACCCTAATCCTGAGCTTTACGCTTTCATTTTCATTACTTGCCCAACAAAACGATTTACCTGATCCTGTCAAGGGATTTTGTATCGCAGCCCCACAATCTGATGGCGTGGATGATTTTGTGACCTTTATAGATCAGGAACTTGCTCCAAGGGGAATCAATACGTTAGTATTGAGAGTTGATTTTAACTATCAGTTCAAATCACGCCCTGAACTTCAGGAAGAAAACGCACTATCGGAAGCAGATGTCAAAAAACTGGTGGCCATTGCGAATCAGCATGATGTGAATATTATTCCTCAAATCAACCTGCTGGGCCACCAATCCTGGGCAGGCGATATTGAAAAGCTTTTAGAAGTATATCCTGAGTTTGATGAGACACCCCATGTAGAGATGCCTGAGGAATACGAATGGCCTAATGAAGATGGCTTGTACTGCAAAAGCTACTGTCCTCTGCATCCGGAAGTACACTCCGTTGTTTTTGATCTGGTAGATGAAATTATGGACGTTTTTGAGGCTAAGGCTTTTCATGCTGGCATGGATGAGGTTTTTTATATAGGAGATGACAAATGCCCTCGCTGTGCAGGCCGTGACAAGGCAGAACTATTTGCCGGTGAAGTAACTAAAATACGGAATCATCTGGCGGAGAATGGCCGGGAGCTCTGGATATGGGGTGACCGCCTGATAGATGGCAAGACTACCGGCCTAGGTATGTGGGAAGCCAGCATGAACAATACCCATCGTGCGGTGGATATGATCCCCAAAGACGTAGTGATCTGCGACTGGCATTACAACAGAGTTGAACCTACTGCTGCTTACTTTACCATGAAAGGCCTGCGGGTAATCACCTGCCCCTGGAACAAAGCAGAAGTAGCGGTGGAGCAGTGGAAGGAATTTGAAGAATTTAGGGCGCAAGCGAATCCCGAACTGGCCAAGCGCTATCTTGGCATGATGCAAACCATCTGGACAGGTAACAGCAATTTTCTCAATGCCTATAAAAATGAGGCCGAAGCTGATGCAGAGCCTGATGGAACTGTACAAAGTTTCAAAGCGCTGTTTGAAAATAAGCAGAAATAA